In Eriocheir sinensis breed Jianghai 21 chromosome 23, ASM2467909v1, whole genome shotgun sequence, a single window of DNA contains:
- the LOC127002553 gene encoding uncharacterized protein LOC127002553 has translation MGFYCTSSIEVVKKDEKICVTFYSDHRDHNLDFNSQVHMTLPKSEQDKIAGMITQGIEHDIILDRVRESAGSNRMSFLEKKDIDNICVRYGLNKTHSRHSDDSTSVRLIVKEMQDANEVLYFKDQGDVDSDNPEIPSKEFVLGFMKGGQELIFSTQMKSCDKIQVCMDSTHCISQYSGFQLTTLMILTDLNKGFPVAFLISSSVNTSILKAFLNSVKKRMGQVRAYTFMSDDDPVFRNAWDATMGRDMNLPVKYINCSWHTDRSFRKNIASKISAPFMEKLSVYQMVRVLMDEQEENEFHKQCKGFLSYMLEAGFERFHDYFKENYLCENRIQLWPQCYPVKVAGYGNELFEKCMANLNLQFQLCMTTSKETVYTLSAAGILRRFINFPTTPQETELKQQECRTQ, from the exons ATGGGGTTTTACTGCACCTCATCAATTGAAGTtgtgaagaaggatgaaaagatttGTGTGACCTTTTACTCTGACCATCGTGATCACAACCTTGATTTTAACAGCCAGGTTCACATGACACTTCCCAAGAGTGAACAGGATAAGATTGCAG GTATGATTACACAAGGGATCGAACATGACATAATTTTGGACAGAGTGCGGGAGTCAGCAGGCAGTAATCGAATGTCTTTCTTAGAAAAGAAGGATATAGATAATATTTGTGTTAGGTATGGATTGAATAAAACCCACAGCAGACACTCTGATGACAGCACAAGTGTACGATTAATTGTTAAAGAAATGCAGGATGCCAATGAAGTCTTGTATTTCAAAGATCAAGGAGATGTAGATTCAGATAATCCTGAAATACCATCCAAAGAATTTGTATTAGGTTTTATGAAAGGGGGACAAGAATTAATATTTTCTACCCAGATGAAATCTTGTGACAAGATACAGGTATGCATGGATTCAACTCATTGCATTAGCCAATATTCAGGATTCCAGTTAACCACATTAATGATTCTTACTGATCTCAATAAAGGTTTCCCAGTAGCTTTCCTTATCAGCAGCAGTGTAAATACCAGTATTCTGAAGGCTTTCTTAAATTCAGTGAAAAAACGTATGGGTCAAGTCAGAGCATATACTTTCATGAGTGATGATGATCCAGTTTTTAGAAATGCTTGGGATGCAACCATGGGTAGAGATATGAATTTACCTGTTAAATATATCAACTGTAGCTGGCACACAGACAGGTCATTCAGAAAGAATATTGCATCCAAGATTAGTGCACCATTCATGGAAAAACTATCAGTTTATCAAATGGTCAGAGTTCTCatggatgaacaagaagaaaatgaatttcACAAGCAATGTAAGGGTTTTCTCAGCTATATGTTAGAAGCTGGTTTTGAAAGATTTCATGATTATTTCAAAGAAAATTATCTTTGTGAGAACAGAATTCAGTTATGGCCACAGTGCTATC CAGTCAAGGTTGCGGGCTATGGTAACGAGTTATTTGAGAAGTGCATGGCTAATCTAAATCT GCAGTTCCAGCTATGTatg ACGACCAGCAAGGAGACGGTGTACACACTTTCAGCCGCTGGTATACTCAGAAGATTCATCAACTTCCCCACCACTCCACAAGAAACTGAGTTGAAGCAGCAGGAATGCAGGACTCAGTAG